A genomic stretch from Pectinophora gossypiella chromosome 13, ilPecGoss1.1, whole genome shotgun sequence includes:
- the LOC126372165 gene encoding probable RNA 3'-terminal phosphate cyclase-like protein translates to MPAVLENDVLVYKGSNFFRQRLLLSTLSGRAIKIEEIRSTHDDPGLKEYEVNLIRLLDKVTNGTRVELSETGTSVYYQPGILIGGQVNHSCSTQRGIGYYLEILLALGPFCKEPLNAVLQGVTHSDLDVSVDKIKAAALPVLLKFILVDDGLELKVVRRGAPPLGGGEVVFKCPVRRHLRPLQWSKWGLVKRIRGVVYALRVSPTMANRVVEAAKGVMLNFIPDVYINTDQCRGPNAGKSPGFGVSLVAETTDKTFYCAEAKSVDAGQGDITLPEDLGRVCAQRLLDEIHRGGAVDSAFQWILALWMALGQKDVSECVVGPLSEYTITFLQHLKEFFGVMFKLDVVRDEEESDEEQGSLSQQVRMTCVGIGYVNISKRTL, encoded by the exons ATGCCGGCCGTCTTAGAAAACGACGTGCTTGTGTACAAAGGAAGCAATTTCTTCCGTCAACGGCTACTTCTGTCTACGTTAAGTGGGCGTGCGATAAAGATTGAAGAAATTCGTAGTACTCACGATGATCCGGGCCTAAAAGAATATGAAGTGAACCTAATTCGGCTACTGGATAAAGTGACAAATGGAACCAGGGTGGAGCTGAGTGAGACAGGCACGTCTGTTTATTACCAGCCTGGTATTTTAATCGGTGGACAAGTTAATCACAGTTGTTCTACTCAAAGGGGTATAG GTTATTATTTAGAAATCCTCTTAGCACTAGGTCCATTCTGCAAGGAGCCCCTCAATGCGGTGTTACAAGGCGTGACACACAGTGACCTCGACGTTTCCGTTGATAAGATTAAAGCAGCTGCCTTACCGGTGCTCTTGAAGTTTATATTGGTTGATGATGGACTTGAATTGAAGGTTGTCAGAAGAG GAGCACCTCCACTAGGCGGTGGCGAGGTGGTGTTCAAGTGCCCGGTCCGCAGGCACCTGCGGCCGCTGCAGTGGAGCAAGTGGGGGCTGGTGAAGAGGATACGCGGAGTGGTGTACGCGCTCCGGGTCTCGCCCACCATGGCTAACCGGGTCGTTGAGGCTGCCAAAGGG GTGATGTTAAATTTCATCCCGGATGTGTACATCAACACGGACCAATGTCGCGGACCAAACGCTGGCAAAAGTCCCGGGTTCGGGGTCAGCCTAGTCGCTGAGACCACAGACAAGACATTCTACTGCGCTGAGGCT aaatcagtAGATGCCGGTCAGGGCGATATCACCCTGCCTGAAGACCTGGGCCGCGTGTGTGCACAGCGGCTACTGGACGAGATACACCGCGGCGGCGCCGTCGACTCCGCCTTCCAGTGGATACTCGCGCTCTGGATGGCGCTCGGACAGAAAGATGTCAGCGAGTGTGTT GTGGGCCCTCTCTCCGAGTACACAATCACCTTCCTGCAGCATCTTAAGGAATTCTTCGGCGTAATGTTTAAGCTGGACGTGGTGCGAGATGAGGAGGAGTCGGACGAGGAGCAGGGGTCCCTCTCACAGCAGGTCAGGATGACTTGCGTGGGCATCGGATACGTTAACATCAGCAAGCGGACGCTTTAA
- the LOC126372184 gene encoding exosome complex component RRP40 has product MKVSVGDVVLPGDHCEEIVVIGEKTKVILGPGLRKEIDQIYVTKAGILKKRAPNTYWVDNHQKRYVPARGENVIGVVVQKAGDIFRVDVGGSCTATLSYLSFEGATKKNRPEIQVGDVVYAKMLVASKDMEPELVCVDSHGRKGRLGVLSDGFVFKCSLNLIRKILSPNCPLLESLKNEWPFELAAGMNGRIWIKANTMRETIAVGNAILGCEYISNDEIKSMCTNIASILAGHVS; this is encoded by the coding sequence ATGAAAGTGTCTGTCGGTGACGTCGTCCTGCCGGGCGATCATTGTGAAGAAATAGTAGTAATCGGCGAGAAAACTAAGGTTATCCTCGGCCCGGGTTTACGAAAAGAAATTGACCAGATTTACGTGACAAAAGCAGGTATTCTAAAGAAAAGGGCGCCAAACACTTATTGGGTGGACAACCATCAGAAACGGTATGTGCCTGCGAGAGGAGAAAACGTTATAGGAGTTGTAGTGCAAAAAGCTGGTGATATCTTCAGAGTTGATGTTGGAGGGAGCTGTACCGCCACGCTGTCCTACTTGTCCTTCGAAGGCGCTACGAAGAAGAACCGGCCAGAGATACAAGTAGGAGACGTGGTATACGCCAAAATGCTTGTAGCGAGTAAGGATATGGAGCCTGAACTTGTTTGTGTGGATTCTCATGGAAGAAAAGGTCGCCTCGGCGTGTTAAGTGACGGCTTCGTATTTAAATGTTCACTGAACTTAATAAGAAAGATATTGAGCCCAAACTGCCCATTACTAGAGTCTTTGAAGAACGAATGGCCCTTTGAACTGGCTGCAGGGATGAATGGAAGGATCTGGATCAAAGCAAACACTATGAGAGAGACTATAGCTGTAGGGAACGCTATTCTCGGCTGTGAATACATCAGTAATGATGAGATAAAGAGCATGTGTACTAATATTGCCAGTATATTAGCTGGTCATGTCTCATag